The nucleotide window CCCGGCTCAACACCTTCGCGTAAACACGCCAGCGCCCCTTGCGGCGCAGATGCAGATTAGGCATCAAATCGGCCTCCAGCTCTTATAGGGTGTGCGCAAGCAGCTATGCATTCAATAGCGTTTTACACCCGCCGTTTACGCTTTTTTTACGCCCGCTCTCTGAATCTCATCCCCGTTTTTACGCCCGTCTGACCACACTTCACCCATCGATTTGATGCAGGAGAAATGATGGAAACGGTGAACACATTGCATGTGGTCTACGGCCTGGGCGGCACCTGTGCTGTCTTGTTGCTGGCGTATTTGGTGTATGCGCTGGTATGCGCGGAGGACTTTTAATGAGCAGCTCGGCTTGGGGGCTGCTGGCCCTGTTTTTGACAACCCTTTTGGTGACCTCCTGGCCCTTGGGCATCTGGGTGGCACGTCTGAGTTCAGGCCGCCTGCCGCAGTGGCTGCTGCGGCTGGAGACGCCGCTGTTCCGCCTGGCGGGCACCTCGCCCGACCAGTCCATGCCCTGGAAGCAGTACACGCTGGCCTTGCTGGCGTTCAATGCGTTGGGCGTGCTGGTGGTCTACCTGCTGCAGCGCTGGCAAGCGGTGTTGCCGCTCAACCCCGCGAGCATGGGCGCCGTGTCGGTGGACTCGGCTTTCAACACCGCGGTGAGTTTTGTCACCAACACCAACTGGCAGGGTTATGCGGGTGAGTCCACCATGGGCTACCTCACACAAATGCTGGGCCTGGCGGTGCAAAACTTCCTGTCCGCCGCCACCGGCATTGCCGTGGTGTTTGCGCTGTTCCGCGGCTTTGCCGCCAAGTCGACCGCCGTGATCGGCAACTTCTGGGTCGACATGACGCGCATCACCGCATGGTTGCTGCTACCGCTCTCCTTGGTGTTCGCCATCTTCCTGGTCGGCCAGGGCGTGATCCAGAACTTTGACGCCTACCAAGACGTCAGCACGGTGGAGACCACGCAGTTCCAGCAGCCCAAGCTGGGCGCGGACGGCCAGCCCGTGCTGGACGACAAGGGCGCACCCGTGATGGAAGACACCAGCACCTCCACGCAAACCCTGGCCATGGGCCCGGTGGCGTCGCAAGAGGCCATCAAGATGCTGGGCACCAACGGTGGCGGTTTCTTCAACGCCAACTCGGCCCACCCGTATGAGAACCCCACTTCCTTAAGCAACTTCCTGCAGATGCTGGCGATCTTCCTGATCCCTGCCGCGCTGTGTTTTGCCTTTGGCCGCGAGGTGGGCGACCAGCGCCAGGGCTGGGCCGTGCTGGCTGCCATGACGGTGATGTTTGTGGTCGCCGTGGTGGCCATCATGCCGGCCGAGCAGGCAGGCAATCCGCAGATTGCTGCACTGGGTGTGGACCAGACCGCCAGCAGCCTGCAGAGCGGCGGCAATATGGAAGGCAAGGAAACCCGCTTTGGCATCACCGCTAGCAGCCTGTTTGCAGTGATAACCACTGCGGCTTCCTGCGGCGCGGTCAACGCCATGCACGACTCCTTCACCCCGCTGGGCGGCATGGTGCCCATGGTGATGATGCAGCTGGGTGAGGTGGTGTTTGGTGGCACCGGCACCGGCCTCTACGGCATGCTGATCTTCGCCATCCTGGCGGTGTTCATTGCAGGCCTGATGATTGGCCGCACCCCCGAATACCTGGGCAAGAAGATCGAAGCGCATGAGATGAAGCTGACCTCGATCGCCATCCTGGTCACGCCAATTCTGGTGTTGGCAGGTACGGCCATTGCCGTGCTGGCCGGCGCCGGCAAGGCCGGTATTGCCAACCCAAGTGCGCATGGTTTCTCGGAAATCCTGTACGCACTGACCTCGGCCGCCAACAACAACGGCAGCGCCTTTGCGGGCTTGTCGGCGAACACACCGTTCTACAACGTCCTGTTGGCCATCGCCATGTGGTTCGGCCGCTTTGGCGTGATCGTGCCGGTGCTGGCCATTGCCGGTGCGCTGGCGGCCAAGAAGCGCCTGCCCGCCACAGCAGGCACCTTCCCAACGCACGGCCCGCTGTTTGTGGTGCTGTTGATCGGCACCGTGCTGCTGGTGGGCCTGTTGAACTACGTGCCCTCGCTGGCCCTGGGCCCGGTGGTCGAGCACCTGATGCTTTGGGCATCCGTCTAAACGCCCCTATTTGCGAGAGAAATTTATGACAAGCAAAACTTCCTTAACCCTGATGGACCCCGCACTGGTCAAGCCTGCCGTGTGGGCCGCCTTTGCCAAGCTGCACCCTGCTGTGCAGTGGCGCAACCCGGTGATGTTTGTGGTCTACATCGGCAGCATCGTCACCACGCTGTTGGGCCTGCAAGCTCTGCAAGGCACCGTGGGCGACTCGGCCAGCTTCATCCTGTCTGTGGCCGTCTGGCTGTGGTTCACCGTGCTGTTTGCCAACTTTGCCGAAGCCCTGGCAGAGGGCCGCAGCAAGGCCCAGGCGGATTCACTCAAGGGTCTGAAAAAAAGCACCTGGGCCAAGAAGCTGAAGGAACCCACCCATGGTTCCACATGGCTCCCCGAACAAGCGGAGAACCTGCGCAAGGGTGATGTGGTGCTGGTGGAAGCCGGTGACATGATCCCCGTGGATGGGGAAGTCATTCAGGGCGTGGCCACGGTGGACGAGAGCGCCATCACCGGCGAATCGGCCCCCGTGGTGCGCGAGTCGGGCGGCGACTTTGCTTCGGTCACCGGCGGCACCCGCGTGTTGTCGGACTGGCTGGTGGTGCGCATTGGTGTGAACCCCGGCGAGTCATTTCTGGACCGCATGATCGGCATGGTGGAAGGCGCCAAGCGCCAGAAGACACCCAATGAAGTGGCGCTGACCATTCTGCTGGTGGCGCTCACCATCGTGTTCCTGGTGGTCACCGTCACCTTGCTGCCCTTCTCCATCTTCAGTGTGGAGGCTGCGGGCAGTGGCACCGTGGTCAGCATCACCGCACTCATTGCGCTACTGGTGTGTCTGATCCCCACCACCATCGGTGGCCTGTTGTCGGCCGTGGGCGTGGCGGGCATGAGCCGCATGATGCAGGCCAATGTGATTGCGACCTCGGGCCGTGCGGTGGAAGCCGCAGGCGACGTAGATGTACTGCTGCTGGACAAGACCGGCACCATCACCCACGGCAACCGCCAGGCTGCGCTGTTTATTCCTGCCCCCGGCATCAGTCTGAACCAGTTGGCTCTGTGCGCCGCGCAGGCCTCCATGGCCGATGAAACACCTGAAGGCCGCAGTATCGTGACCCTGGCCCAAAGCAAGGTGCAGATCGAGCCGCTGGTGGGCAAGACACAAGAAGTCCCCTTCACCGCCCAGACCCGCATGAGCGGTATGGACGTGACACGCCCCGACGGCAGCACGCGCCAGTTGCGCAAGGGCGCGGTGGACGCCGTGCGCAAGGTCCTGCAAGCCCAAGGCAACACCATGCCCCCCGAAGTACTGCGCGCTGCCGACGAAGTGTCACGCCGCGGCAGCACGCCGCTGGCCGTGGTTGATGGCAACCAGGTGCTGGGCATTGTGGAGCTCAAGGACATCGTCAAGGCCGGCATCAAGGAACGTTTTGGCGAGCTGCGCCGCATGGGCATCAAGACCGTGATGATCACCGGCGACAACAAACTCACTGCTGCCGCCATCGCCGCCGAGGCGGGTGTGGACGACTTCCTGGCCGAGGCCACGCCCGAAGACAAGCTCACGCTGATCCGCAGCTACCAGGCCGAAGGCCGTTTGGTGGCCATGACCGGCGATGGCACCAACGATGCGCCAGCATTGGCCCAGGCCGATGTGGCCGTGGCCATGAACAGCGGCACCCAGGCCGCCAAGGAAGCCGGCAACATGGTGGACCTGGACTCCAACCCCACCAAGCTGCTGGAAATTGTGGAGACCGGCAAGGCGCTGCTGATGACACGCGGTTCGCTCACCACGTTCTCCATTGCCAACGACGTGGCCAAGTATTTCGCCATCATTCCGGCCATTTTTGTGAGCACCTACCCGCAGCTCGCCGCGCTCAACGTGATGCGCCTGGGCAGCCCCAACTCGGCCATCCTGTCGGCGGTGGTCTTCAACGCGCTGATCATCGTGGTGCTGATTCCATTGGCGCTCAAGGGCGTGAAATACCGCCCCGTGGGTGCCGCTGCCCTGCTGCGCCGCAATCTCGCCATCTACGGCCTGGGCGGGCTGATCGTGCCCTTCATCGGCATCAAGGCCATTGACCTGTTGCTCGTTGCATTGAATCTGGTTTAAGGAGCCATCTCATGAATAAAACAGTACGTCCCCTGCTGGTTGTGTTTGCAGCACTCACCCTGGTTACCGGTGTGGCCTACCCGCTGGTGGTCACGGCGGTGGGCCAGACGGTCTTCCCGCACCAGGCGCACGGCAGCCTGATCCTGCGTGATGGCAAGCCCGTCGGCTCCGCGCTGATCGGCCAGAACTTCAGTGACCCCGGCCACTTCTGGGGCCGCCCCTCGGCCACCGGTCCGTTTGGCAACAATGCCGCCGCCTCCAGCGGCTCCAACCAGGGCCCGCTGAACCCGGCCCTGGTGGACGCCGCCAAAGGCCGTTTGGACGCCCTGCGCGCAGCCGACCCGACCAACAAGGCCGCCGTGCCGGTGGAACTGGTAAGCGCCTCGGCCAGCGGGCTGGACCCGCATATCAGCCCCGCCGCCGCCCAGTACCAGCTGGCGCGCGTAGCCGCTGCCCGCAAGCTGCCGGTAGAAGCCGTGCAGGCGCTGGTGGCGCAACACACCACACGCCCGTTGCTGGGCGTGCTGGGTGAACCCGTGGTCAACGTGCTGCAACTGAACCTGGCGCTGGACGCAACGCGCTAAGGCCATGGCAGCAGATTGGTTGACCGTGGCTCTCGCGCTAGCGGTACTGGTGGTGCCCATGCTGATGGCATGGGGCATCCTCAGTTGGAGCGACCGACGTAAACCCAAGGACAATAGGCCGAGTTCTCCTATCAACAAGCATGGCAAGCACCACTGACTCCCGGCCCGACCCGGACGCCCTGTTGGCCCAACTGCAAGAGGCGCAGGCCACGCAGCAGCGCGGCAAGCTGCGCATCTACTTTGGCGCCAACGCGGGCGTGGGCAAGACCTACGCCATGCTCAGCGCCGCACAACGCGCGCAGCGCGCTGGCCAGCAGGTGCTGGTGGGCGTGGTGGAAACCCATGGCCGCAAGGACACCATGGAGCTGCAGGCCGGTCTGCAGGTGCTGCCGCTGCAGGAAGTTGCTTACCGCGGCCAGGTGTTGCTGGAGCTGGACATTGACGCCGCGCTGGCCGCCAAGCCCGATGTGTTGCTGGTGGATGAGCTGGCCCACAGCAATGCCCCGGGCTCGCGCCACCCCAAACGCTGGCAGGATGTGCAGGAGCTGCTGGATGCGGGCATCGATGTCTGGACCGCGCTGAACGTACAACACCTTGAGAGCCTCAACGGCACGGTGGGCGCCATCACCGGCGTACGTGTCAACGAGACCGTGCCCGACACCGTGTTGGACGGTGCCGACGAAATCGTGCTGGTGGACGTCACAGCGGATGAGTTGCTGGCGCGCCTGAAGGCCGGCAAGGTCTACATCCCACAGCAGGCCGAACGCGCCAGCCAGAACTTTTTCCGCAAGGGCAACCTGATCGCGCTGCGCGAAATTGCGCTGCGCCGCACCGCCGAGCACGTCGGCGACGATGTGCGCAGCTACCGCCAGCACCTGGTGCAAACCTCGCGCCAACAAAACGCCGCTGACCAACCCGCGTGGAACACCTCGGGCGCACTGCTGGTGTGTGTGGGCCCGCACGCCGGGGCCGAACACGCGGTGCGCACCGCGGCGCGCTTGGCCGGGCAACTCAATGTGCGCTGGCACGCCGCCTATGTGGAAACCCCCACACTGCAACGGCTGGCCGCGCAGGACCGTGACCGCACGCTGGCCGTACTCAAGCTGGCAGAGGAACTGGGTGGCAGCACTACCGTGCTCACCGGTGACGACATTGCCAGCGCCTTGCTACAACACGCGCAGACCCTCAACTGCGCCACCGTGGTGCTGGGTCGCCCTGCGCAGCGCAGTGGGAGCAGTGTGTGGCGCCTGCTGCGCCCCACACTGACGCGCCAGCTCGCCAAT belongs to Rhodoferax saidenbachensis and includes:
- a CDS encoding potassium-transporting ATPase subunit F — its product is METVNTLHVVYGLGGTCAVLLLAYLVYALVCAEDF
- the kdpA gene encoding potassium-transporting ATPase subunit KdpA, translating into MSSSAWGLLALFLTTLLVTSWPLGIWVARLSSGRLPQWLLRLETPLFRLAGTSPDQSMPWKQYTLALLAFNALGVLVVYLLQRWQAVLPLNPASMGAVSVDSAFNTAVSFVTNTNWQGYAGESTMGYLTQMLGLAVQNFLSAATGIAVVFALFRGFAAKSTAVIGNFWVDMTRITAWLLLPLSLVFAIFLVGQGVIQNFDAYQDVSTVETTQFQQPKLGADGQPVLDDKGAPVMEDTSTSTQTLAMGPVASQEAIKMLGTNGGGFFNANSAHPYENPTSLSNFLQMLAIFLIPAALCFAFGREVGDQRQGWAVLAAMTVMFVVAVVAIMPAEQAGNPQIAALGVDQTASSLQSGGNMEGKETRFGITASSLFAVITTAASCGAVNAMHDSFTPLGGMVPMVMMQLGEVVFGGTGTGLYGMLIFAILAVFIAGLMIGRTPEYLGKKIEAHEMKLTSIAILVTPILVLAGTAIAVLAGAGKAGIANPSAHGFSEILYALTSAANNNGSAFAGLSANTPFYNVLLAIAMWFGRFGVIVPVLAIAGALAAKKRLPATAGTFPTHGPLFVVLLIGTVLLVGLLNYVPSLALGPVVEHLMLWASV
- the kdpB gene encoding potassium-transporting ATPase subunit KdpB — its product is MTSKTSLTLMDPALVKPAVWAAFAKLHPAVQWRNPVMFVVYIGSIVTTLLGLQALQGTVGDSASFILSVAVWLWFTVLFANFAEALAEGRSKAQADSLKGLKKSTWAKKLKEPTHGSTWLPEQAENLRKGDVVLVEAGDMIPVDGEVIQGVATVDESAITGESAPVVRESGGDFASVTGGTRVLSDWLVVRIGVNPGESFLDRMIGMVEGAKRQKTPNEVALTILLVALTIVFLVVTVTLLPFSIFSVEAAGSGTVVSITALIALLVCLIPTTIGGLLSAVGVAGMSRMMQANVIATSGRAVEAAGDVDVLLLDKTGTITHGNRQAALFIPAPGISLNQLALCAAQASMADETPEGRSIVTLAQSKVQIEPLVGKTQEVPFTAQTRMSGMDVTRPDGSTRQLRKGAVDAVRKVLQAQGNTMPPEVLRAADEVSRRGSTPLAVVDGNQVLGIVELKDIVKAGIKERFGELRRMGIKTVMITGDNKLTAAAIAAEAGVDDFLAEATPEDKLTLIRSYQAEGRLVAMTGDGTNDAPALAQADVAVAMNSGTQAAKEAGNMVDLDSNPTKLLEIVETGKALLMTRGSLTTFSIANDVAKYFAIIPAIFVSTYPQLAALNVMRLGSPNSAILSAVVFNALIIVVLIPLALKGVKYRPVGAAALLRRNLAIYGLGGLIVPFIGIKAIDLLLVALNLV
- the kdpC gene encoding potassium-transporting ATPase subunit KdpC → MNKTVRPLLVVFAALTLVTGVAYPLVVTAVGQTVFPHQAHGSLILRDGKPVGSALIGQNFSDPGHFWGRPSATGPFGNNAAASSGSNQGPLNPALVDAAKGRLDALRAADPTNKAAVPVELVSASASGLDPHISPAAAQYQLARVAAARKLPVEAVQALVAQHTTRPLLGVLGEPVVNVLQLNLALDATR